The following coding sequences are from one Apodemus sylvaticus chromosome X, mApoSyl1.1, whole genome shotgun sequence window:
- the Mpp1 gene encoding 55 kDa erythrocyte membrane protein, which yields MTLKSSEGEGGNSMRTALSDLYLEHLLQKRNRPETSMNQSNVATEDMYTNGSTAPGSPTHVKGQEARRVRLIQFEKITEEPMGITLKLNEKQSCTVARILHGGMIHRQGSLHVGDEILEINGTNVTNHSVDQLQKAMKETKGMISLKVIPNQQSRLPALQMFMRAQFDYDPQKDNLIPCKEAGLKFVTGDIIQIINKDDSNWWQGRVEGSSKESAGLIPSPELQEWRVASVAQSAPSEAPSCSPFGKKKKYKDKYLAKHSSIFDQLDVVSYEEVVLLPAFKRKTLVLIGASGVGRSHIKNGLLSQNPEKFVYPAPYTTRPPKKSEEDGKEYHFISTEEMTKNISANEFLEFGSYQGNMFGTKFETVHQIHKQDKIAILDIEPQTLKTIRTAELSPFIVFIAPTDQGTQTEALQQLQKDSEAIRSQYAHYFDLSLVNNSVDETLKKLQEAFDQACSSPQWVPVSWVY from the exons ACTTCAATGAACCAGTCAAATGTTGCCACTGAGGACATGTACACTAATGGGTCCACTGCTCCAGGTAGCCCTACCCATGTCAAAGGGCAGGAGGCACGGAGAGTTCGGCTCATACAATTTGAGAAGATCACAGAAGAGCCCATG GGAATCACTTTGAAGCTGAATGAAAAGCAGTCATGTACTGTGGCCAGAATTCTCCATGGTGGTATGATTCATAGACAAG GCTCCCTTCATGTTGGGGATGAGATCCTAGAAATCAATGGCACAAATGTGACTAATCACTCAGTAGATCAACTGCAGAAGGCAATG aagGAAACCAAAGGAATGATCTCATTAAAAGTCATTCCTAATCAGCAGAGTCGTCTTCCTGCACTACAG ATGTTCATGAGAGCACAGTTTGACTACGATCCCCAAAAAGACAATCTTATCCCTTGCAAGGAGGCAGGACTGAAGTTTGTTACTGGAGACATTATCCAGATAATTAACAAAGATGACAGCAATTGGTGGCAGGGGCGTGTGGAGGGCTCCTCCAAAGAGTCTGCAGGATTGATCCCTTCTCCTGAGCTACAGGAATG GAGAGTGGCAAGTGTGGCTCAATCTGCTCCAAGTGAAGCTCCAAGTTGTAGTCCctttgggaagaagaagaagtataAAGATAAGTACCTGGCTAAGCACAGTTCCA TTTTTGACCAGTTGGATGTTGTTTCCTATGAGGAAGTTGTTCTGCTCCCTGCATTCAAGAGGAAGACCCTGGTGTTGATTG GAGCCAGTGGGGTGGGTCGTAGCCATATTAAGAATGGTCTGCTCAGTCAGAATCCAGAGAAGTTTGTATACCCTGCCCCAT ATACAACACGGCCACCAAAGAAGAGTGAGGAAGATGGGAAGGAGTATCACTTCATCTCAACAGAGGAGATGACAAAGAACATCTCTGCCAATGAATTCTTGGAGTTTGGCAGCTATCAGGGCAACATGTTTGGCACCAAATTTGAAACAGTGCACCAGATTCATAAGCAGGACAAGATTGCCATCCTCGACATTGAGCCCCAG aCCCTGAAGACTATTCGGACAGCTGAGCTTTCACCTTTTATTGTGTTCATTGCACCTACTGACCAGGGCACTCAG ACTGAAGCCCTACAGCAACTGCAGAAGGACTCTGAGGCCATCCGTAGTCAGTATGCTCATTACTTTGATCTCTCTTTGGTGAATAATAGTGTTGATGAAACTCTTAAGAAATTACAAGAAGCCTTTGACCAAGCTTGCAGTTCTCCCCAGTGGGTGCCTGTCTCCTGGGTTTACTAA